A portion of the Acidihalobacter yilgarnensis genome contains these proteins:
- a CDS encoding NAD(P)-dependent alcohol dehydrogenase, translating into MHAHGYATHSATQALGPFDFERREPRPQDVAIEIQYCGICHSDIHTARSEWGETHYPFVPGHEIVGRVTAVGSEVSRFKAGDLVGVGCLVDSCGHCESCNDGLEQYCDNGWTGTYGSEDKIGGTPHSHTLGGYADRITVDQHFVLSIPDNLDPAAAAPLLCAGITTYSPLKHWQVSAGQKVGVIGLGGLGHMGVKFAHAMGAHVVMITTSPGKAADAQKLGAHEVLISKDAQAMQAAMGSFDFLLNTIPVGHDVDPYMNLLKRDGAMVIVGSVEPLTRVDGVPFIFKRRTMAGSLIGGLPETQEMLDFCGEHNIVCDIEMIDMKDVNDAYERTVKGDVKYRFVIDMATLKNGAA; encoded by the coding sequence ATGCATGCACATGGATATGCCACTCATTCCGCTACCCAAGCACTGGGTCCGTTCGATTTCGAGCGTCGCGAGCCGCGTCCGCAGGATGTGGCGATCGAGATTCAGTATTGCGGCATTTGCCACTCCGACATCCATACGGCGCGCAGCGAATGGGGCGAGACCCATTACCCCTTCGTGCCGGGCCACGAGATCGTCGGGCGCGTGACTGCCGTCGGCAGCGAGGTCAGCCGGTTCAAGGCAGGCGATCTGGTCGGTGTCGGCTGTCTGGTCGACAGTTGCGGGCACTGCGAGTCCTGCAATGACGGCCTGGAGCAATATTGCGATAACGGCTGGACGGGCACCTACGGCAGCGAAGACAAGATCGGCGGCACGCCGCACAGCCACACCCTCGGCGGGTATGCCGACAGGATCACGGTCGATCAGCACTTCGTGCTGAGCATCCCGGACAACCTCGATCCGGCCGCCGCCGCGCCGCTGCTGTGCGCCGGCATCACCACCTATTCCCCGCTCAAGCACTGGCAGGTGAGCGCGGGCCAGAAGGTCGGCGTGATCGGGCTCGGCGGCCTGGGGCACATGGGGGTGAAGTTCGCCCATGCCATGGGCGCGCATGTGGTCATGATCACGACCTCGCCGGGCAAGGCCGCGGACGCGCAAAAGCTCGGCGCCCATGAGGTGCTGATCTCGAAGGATGCGCAGGCGATGCAGGCCGCCATGGGCAGCTTCGACTTTCTGCTCAACACCATCCCGGTTGGCCACGATGTCGATCCCTACATGAATCTGCTCAAGCGCGACGGCGCGATGGTGATCGTGGGTTCGGTCGAACCGCTCACCCGGGTCGACGGCGTTCCGTTCATCTTCAAGCGCCGCACGATGGCGGGTTCACTGATCGGCGGGCTGCCGGAAACTCAGGAAATGCTCGATTTCTGCGGCGAACACAACATCGTCTGCGACATCGAAATGATCGACATGAAGGACGTGAATGATGCCTACGAGCGCACGGTCAAGGGCGACGTGAAATACCGTTTCGTCATCGATATGGCCACGCTGAAAAACGGCGCCGCGTAG
- a CDS encoding type I restriction-modification system subunit M, producing MITGEIKSKIDSIWNTMWSGGISNPMSVIEQLTYLLFIKRLDELHTLKERKAARTGKPIEEPIFGPGQDGLRWSRFKETAPEQMFATVRDEVFPFIKTLGSQREDDGQGGSTYTHHMRDALFMMPAPRVLANVVDQLDDIDMADADTRGDLYEYMLGKIASAGQNGQFRTPRHIINLMVDMTAPTPLDVICDPACGTAGFLIAASESLRTHHGDAIYRNAKARRRFNDHTFHGYDFDSTMLRIGSMNMLLHGVENPDIRYRDSLAEGASGATGDDAGKYSLILANPPFAGSLDYESTAKDLQRIVKTKKTELLFLALFLRLMQTGGRAAVIVPDGVLFGSSNAHKTLRTLLVEEQKLDAIVSMPSGVFKPYAGVSTAILFFTRTDSGGTDTVWFYDMRADGFSLDDKRAPQPDKSDLPDILARWRNREAEADRPRTAQSFCVPKAEIAANDYDLSISRYKEVEYEAIAYDPPQVILARLAELEAEITDGQRALEGMLA from the coding sequence ATGATCACCGGCGAAATCAAATCCAAGATCGATAGCATCTGGAACACCATGTGGTCGGGCGGCATCTCCAACCCGATGTCCGTCATCGAGCAGCTCACCTACCTGCTGTTTATCAAGCGCCTCGACGAGTTGCACACGCTCAAGGAGCGCAAGGCCGCGCGCACCGGCAAGCCGATTGAGGAGCCGATTTTTGGTCCCGGTCAGGATGGCCTGCGCTGGTCGCGCTTCAAGGAGACTGCCCCGGAGCAGATGTTCGCCACCGTGCGCGATGAAGTGTTCCCCTTCATCAAGACGCTGGGTAGCCAGCGCGAGGATGACGGCCAGGGCGGCAGTACCTACACCCACCACATGCGCGACGCCCTGTTCATGATGCCCGCCCCGCGCGTGTTGGCCAACGTCGTCGATCAGCTCGATGACATCGACATGGCCGATGCCGACACCAGGGGCGATCTCTACGAATACATGCTCGGCAAAATCGCCAGCGCCGGCCAGAACGGCCAGTTCCGCACCCCGCGCCACATCATCAATCTCATGGTCGACATGACCGCGCCCACCCCGCTCGATGTCATCTGCGACCCGGCCTGCGGCACCGCCGGCTTTCTCATCGCCGCCTCCGAATCGCTGCGCACGCATCACGGCGACGCCATCTACCGCAACGCAAAGGCACGCCGCCGCTTCAACGACCACACCTTCCACGGCTACGACTTCGACAGCACCATGCTGCGCATCGGCAGCATGAACATGCTGCTGCACGGCGTCGAAAACCCCGACATCCGTTACCGCGACTCGCTGGCCGAAGGCGCCAGCGGCGCCACCGGAGACGACGCCGGCAAATATTCGCTGATCCTCGCCAATCCCCCGTTTGCCGGCAGCCTGGACTACGAATCCACCGCCAAGGACCTGCAGCGCATCGTCAAGACCAAGAAGACCGAGCTGTTGTTCCTCGCCCTGTTCCTGCGACTCATGCAAACCGGCGGGCGTGCCGCCGTCATCGTGCCCGACGGCGTGCTGTTCGGCTCCAGCAATGCGCACAAAACCTTGCGCACGCTGCTGGTCGAGGAGCAGAAGCTCGACGCCATCGTGTCCATGCCCTCCGGCGTGTTCAAGCCCTACGCCGGCGTCAGCACCGCCATCCTCTTCTTCACCCGGACCGACTCCGGCGGCACCGACACCGTCTGGTTCTACGACATGCGCGCCGACGGCTTCTCGCTGGACGACAAGCGCGCCCCACAGCCGGACAAGAGCGACCTGCCCGACATCCTCGCCCGCTGGCGGAACCGAGAAGCGGAGGCCGACCGCCCGCGCACCGCGCAAAGCTTCTGCGTACCCAAGGCCGAGATCGCCGCCAACGACTACGACCTTTCCATCAGCCGCTACAAGGAAGTCGAATACGAAGCCATCGCATACGATCCGCCGCAGGTGATTTTGGCGCGGTTGGCGGAGCTGGAGGCGGAGATTACTGATGGACAGAGAGCGCTAGAGGGAATGCTGGCGTGA
- a CDS encoding restriction endonuclease subunit S — protein MTGQNVAISKVAEVNPRLHINDKPKPQDTVSFVPMASVSEETLSIEAPEDRPYAEVAKGYTPFQRGDIILAKITPCFENGKMAHATQLPHRQAFGSTEFHVIRPGKEVDGVYLFHLLRDPYIRRAGQMKMKGAAGQRRVPAEFFANLKIPLPPLAEQKRIAAILDAADALRAKRRETLAQLDTLLQSTFLDLFGDPVTNPKGWEVSSLDRVITVEHGFAFKSEYFSDHGDYIVLTPGSFYEDGGYRNQGSKTKYYAATPPEKYILPAGELLVAMTEQAPGLLGSPIFVPENDRFLHNQRLGRIRIGERLTAQFVYHLFNTPWVRGELQRTSTGTKVKHTSPTKIGAVTSIVPPPGLQRHFATIVESIERQKTRLRAHLAELDTLFASLQSRAFNGAL, from the coding sequence GTGACAGGGCAAAATGTTGCAATTTCAAAAGTTGCCGAGGTCAACCCTCGGCTACACATCAATGACAAACCTAAGCCGCAAGACACGGTCAGTTTTGTACCGATGGCATCGGTTTCAGAAGAGACGCTTTCTATAGAAGCACCGGAGGATCGCCCGTACGCCGAGGTTGCAAAGGGGTACACGCCGTTCCAGCGGGGCGACATCATATTGGCCAAGATCACTCCGTGCTTCGAGAATGGAAAGATGGCACACGCAACCCAATTGCCTCATCGCCAAGCTTTCGGTTCCACAGAATTTCACGTCATTCGGCCAGGTAAAGAAGTCGACGGGGTATACCTCTTCCACTTACTTCGAGACCCATACATACGTCGAGCCGGCCAGATGAAAATGAAGGGGGCTGCCGGACAAAGACGTGTGCCCGCTGAGTTTTTCGCAAACCTCAAAATCCCCCTCCCACCCCTCGCCGAGCAGAAGCGGATTGCGGCGATTCTGGATGCGGCGGACGCCTTGCGGGCCAAGCGCCGCGAAACCCTCGCCCAGCTCGACACCCTCCTGCAATCCACCTTCCTCGACCTGTTCGGCGATCCGGTGACGAATCCGAAGGGATGGGAGGTCAGCTCTTTAGATCGAGTCATCACTGTTGAACACGGATTTGCATTCAAGAGCGAGTACTTTTCTGACCATGGGGACTACATAGTCCTAACTCCGGGGAGTTTTTACGAAGATGGCGGGTATCGAAACCAAGGGAGTAAAACAAAATACTACGCTGCAACCCCACCAGAAAAGTACATACTTCCTGCCGGGGAGTTATTGGTGGCAATGACAGAGCAAGCGCCCGGTCTATTGGGTAGTCCCATTTTCGTCCCTGAAAATGACAGGTTTCTACACAATCAGCGGTTGGGTCGCATACGTATTGGAGAGCGGCTAACCGCTCAGTTTGTCTATCATTTATTCAACACACCTTGGGTTCGAGGCGAGCTTCAACGCACATCTACCGGAACAAAGGTGAAGCATACATCTCCTACCAAAATTGGCGCAGTCACATCGATTGTTCCTCCCCCGGGTCTCCAACGTCATTTCGCCACCATCGTCGAATCCATCGAACGCCAAAAAACCCGCCTGCGCGCCCATCTCGCCGAACTGGACACCCTGTTCGCCTCGCTGCAGTCGCGTGCGTTCAACGGAGCACTTTGA
- a CDS encoding DEAD/DEAH box helicase family protein → MTNFAFLPETFRDIAASARRAEGHIDGDPRAACFHARFTLEAALHWLYRHDPALRMPYDRSLGALLHEPSLQHLLPQPVYQKARVIQKLGNQAVHSQRPVTQYDALQVVKELHHVCYWLVRTYAPDASRQGAAWDDTRVPRSAPADASAEATVPREQLEALEAQLAAQSEAALKQQQARDALDAELQTLRTRLAEVRAEAEATPDTHDYSEAKTREYLIDVDLGRAGWPLDQARDREYEVTGMPNSKGVGYADYVLWGDDGKPLAVVEAKRTTADPTAGRQQAKLYADCLETMYGQRPVIFYTNGYETWLWDDTGYPPRKVAGFYKKDELQRLILRRTQRAPLDVATVKDAIAGRYYQKRAIGSLFAQFAQARRKALLVMATGTGKTRTAIALVDALQRAGWVKRALFLADRVSLVNQAVNAFKTHLPESSPVNLVTEKHAEGRVYVCTYPTMLNLIDQSDGGTARFGVGHFDLVVIDEAHRSVYQKYGAIFDYFDSLLVGLTATPREEVDRNTYELFELEAGVPTDAYELDTAVRDGFLVPPRVQQVDLRFPREGIDYAALSEDEQAQWESLDWGDEVEPGALPEHVNAAAINNWLFNKDTVDKVLQHLMANGHTVEGGDRLAKTIVFARNHEHAAFIEARFNHHYPHYQGHFARVIDNRAKYPQSLIDDFSQADKAPHIALSVDMLDTGIDVPEVANLVFFKPVYSRIKFWQMIGRGTRLCPDLFGPGEDKADFRVFDCCFNFDFFKENPQGIDASGGVALGARLFRARVKLLGHVQSDTNLDPDAALGRALTDDLHGEVTAMNRENFIVRLHLEAVERFQDRAAWNALSEHDRERLQREVAGLPSELPTDEIESRLFDHTALRMQLALAEGDGRTLETLRQRMMEIAMLLEDKAGIPAVKEQLGYLVALQEPGFWEGLSLAALEDMRLRLRLLVPFLDKQKRQIVFTDFRDEVLGVREEQAVYMPKMTGVQYEKKVRDYLRNHLDHLVIRRLRSNQPLTETDLHGLEKTLAEIGADEGAALLGDLLKRSEAPSLPWFVRSLVGMDRAAAQAAFAQFLNDRSLSPKQMRFVELIIDQLTTRGVMTDDALYEAPFSSLDAGGPEAVFAGREKVVEGLFDTLKTTREGLSAAG, encoded by the coding sequence ATGACCAACTTCGCCTTCCTGCCCGAGACCTTCCGCGACATCGCGGCGTCCGCCCGAAGGGCAGAGGGGCATATCGATGGCGACCCGCGCGCGGCCTGCTTCCACGCCCGCTTCACGCTGGAGGCGGCGCTGCACTGGCTGTACCGCCACGACCCGGCGCTGCGTATGCCCTATGACCGTTCGCTGGGCGCGCTGCTGCACGAGCCGAGCCTGCAGCACCTGTTGCCGCAGCCGGTGTATCAGAAGGCGCGGGTGATCCAGAAGCTGGGCAATCAGGCGGTACACAGCCAACGCCCCGTTACGCAGTACGACGCGCTGCAGGTGGTGAAAGAACTGCACCACGTCTGCTACTGGCTGGTGCGCACCTATGCCCCGGACGCCTCGCGTCAGGGCGCGGCCTGGGACGATACCCGCGTGCCGAGGTCGGCCCCCGCCGATGCATCGGCCGAAGCCACCGTGCCGCGCGAGCAGCTGGAAGCGCTGGAAGCCCAGCTCGCGGCGCAGAGCGAGGCCGCGCTCAAGCAGCAGCAGGCGCGCGATGCGCTGGACGCCGAGCTGCAAACCCTGCGCACGCGGCTGGCCGAAGTGCGCGCCGAGGCCGAGGCGACCCCGGACACGCACGACTACTCCGAAGCCAAGACCCGCGAATACCTGATCGACGTGGACCTGGGCCGCGCCGGCTGGCCGCTGGACCAAGCCCGCGACCGTGAATACGAAGTGACCGGCATGCCCAACAGCAAGGGCGTCGGCTACGCCGACTACGTGCTCTGGGGCGACGACGGCAAGCCGCTGGCGGTGGTGGAGGCTAAGCGAACCACGGCAGATCCGACGGCGGGCCGGCAGCAGGCGAAGCTCTACGCCGACTGCCTGGAGACCATGTACGGCCAGCGGCCGGTGATCTTCTACACCAACGGCTATGAGACTTGGCTGTGGGATGACACGGGCTATCCGCCGCGCAAGGTGGCCGGGTTCTACAAGAAGGACGAGCTGCAGCGCCTGATCCTGCGCCGCACACAGCGCGCGCCGCTGGACGTGGCCACAGTGAAGGACGCCATCGCTGGACGCTATTACCAGAAGCGCGCCATCGGCAGCCTGTTCGCGCAGTTCGCCCAGGCGCGGCGCAAGGCACTGTTGGTGATGGCCACCGGCACCGGCAAGACGCGCACGGCCATTGCGCTGGTTGACGCGCTGCAGCGCGCCGGCTGGGTCAAGCGCGCGCTGTTCCTGGCCGACCGCGTGTCGCTGGTCAATCAGGCGGTCAACGCCTTCAAGACCCATCTGCCGGAGTCCAGCCCGGTGAACCTCGTCACCGAGAAGCACGCGGAAGGGCGGGTCTACGTGTGCACTTATCCGACGATGCTGAATCTGATCGACCAGAGCGACGGCGGCACGGCACGCTTCGGCGTGGGGCATTTCGATTTGGTCGTGATCGACGAGGCGCACCGCTCGGTGTACCAGAAATACGGCGCGATCTTCGATTACTTCGACTCGCTGCTGGTGGGCCTCACGGCGACGCCGCGCGAGGAGGTGGACCGCAACACTTACGAACTGTTCGAGCTGGAAGCGGGGGTGCCGACCGACGCCTACGAACTGGACACGGCGGTGCGCGACGGCTTCCTGGTGCCGCCGCGGGTGCAGCAGGTCGACCTGCGCTTCCCCCGCGAAGGCATCGACTACGCTGCGCTCAGCGAGGACGAGCAGGCGCAGTGGGAAAGCCTGGACTGGGGCGACGAGGTGGAGCCGGGGGCGTTGCCCGAACACGTCAACGCCGCGGCGATCAACAACTGGCTCTTCAACAAGGACACCGTGGACAAGGTGCTGCAGCACCTGATGGCGAATGGTCACACCGTTGAGGGCGGCGACCGGCTGGCCAAGACGATCGTCTTTGCCCGCAACCACGAGCACGCGGCCTTCATCGAGGCGCGCTTCAACCACCACTACCCACATTACCAGGGCCACTTCGCCCGGGTGATCGACAACCGCGCCAAGTACCCGCAGAGCCTGATCGACGACTTCTCGCAGGCGGATAAGGCGCCGCACATCGCCCTCTCGGTGGACATGCTCGACACCGGCATTGACGTGCCGGAAGTGGCCAATCTGGTGTTCTTCAAGCCGGTGTACTCGCGGATCAAGTTCTGGCAGATGATCGGGCGCGGCACGCGGCTGTGCCCGGACCTGTTCGGCCCCGGCGAGGACAAGGCGGATTTCCGCGTGTTCGACTGCTGCTTCAATTTCGACTTCTTCAAAGAGAACCCCCAGGGCATCGACGCCAGCGGCGGTGTGGCGCTGGGCGCGCGGCTGTTTCGTGCGCGGGTGAAGCTGCTGGGCCACGTACAGTCCGACACCAACCTGGACCCGGATGCCGCGCTGGGCAGGGCGCTCACCGACGACCTGCATGGTGAAGTCACTGCGATGAACCGCGAGAACTTCATCGTGCGCCTGCATCTGGAGGCAGTGGAGCGCTTCCAGGACCGCGCGGCCTGGAACGCATTGAGCGAGCACGACCGCGAGCGCCTGCAGCGCGAGGTGGCCGGCCTGCCCAGCGAGCTGCCGACCGACGAAATCGAATCGCGCCTGTTCGACCACACTGCGCTGCGTATGCAGCTCGCGCTGGCCGAGGGCGACGGCCGCACGCTGGAGACGCTGCGCCAGCGGATGATGGAGATCGCCATGCTGCTGGAGGACAAGGCCGGCATCCCGGCGGTCAAGGAGCAGCTCGGTTATCTGGTTGCACTGCAGGAGCCAGGGTTCTGGGAGGGGCTGAGCCTGGCGGCGCTGGAGGACATGCGCCTGCGATTGCGCTTACTGGTGCCCTTTCTCGACAAGCAGAAGCGCCAGATCGTGTTCACCGATTTCCGCGACGAAGTGCTCGGCGTGCGCGAGGAACAGGCCGTGTACATGCCGAAGATGACCGGCGTGCAATACGAGAAGAAGGTGCGCGATTATCTGCGCAACCACCTCGATCATCTGGTTATCCGTCGCCTGCGCAGCAATCAGCCGCTGACCGAGACGGATCTGCACGGCCTGGAAAAAACACTGGCCGAGATCGGCGCGGACGAGGGGGCGGCGCTGCTGGGCGACCTGCTCAAGCGCAGCGAGGCGCCCTCGCTGCCCTGGTTCGTGCGCAGCCTCGTGGGCATGGACCGCGCCGCCGCGCAGGCGGCGTTTGCCCAGTTCCTCAACGACCGCAGCCTGAGCCCGAAGCAGATGCGTTTCGTCGAGCTGATCATCGATCAGCTCACCACGCGCGGCGTGATGACGGATGATGCGCTCTACGAGGCGCCGTTCAGCTCACTCGATGCGGGTGGACCCGAAGCGGTGTTCGCCGGGCGGGAGAAGGTCGTCGAAGGGCTGTTTGATACCTTGAAGACAACCCGCGAGGGGCTGAGCGCAGCGGGTTAG
- a CDS encoding phospholipase D-like domain-containing protein, with amino-acid sequence MHLYIEPHDGRQPIVQIIEQARRRVDLNVYILSDKRVLVALKKASDRGVKVRIILDRAPHGMGLWQVVDEYKRITDMGIDVHGTPQRFAYDRADYVCNTSMCAIGTADYTAAGFNRNREYIIRFSNPAIVKAAREVFAADWHNKPAGDGPRKYLVLSPGSAWRMVRLIDQPGKLDMEQDDIGKTGPVIRAMARKGHAIRLILPSRARRHDAHEIGALRHAGVQVRYMSGVYMHAKMIAGDDRGYIGSINITHTSLYHNREVGITFGGKILSQVRRQFEQDWSAAKP; translated from the coding sequence TTGCATCTTTATATCGAACCGCATGATGGCCGTCAGCCAATCGTGCAGATCATCGAACAGGCGCGCAGGCGCGTCGATCTCAACGTCTACATCCTGTCCGACAAGCGGGTGCTTGTGGCGCTCAAAAAGGCGTCCGACCGGGGCGTGAAGGTGCGCATCATTCTCGATCGGGCGCCCCATGGAATGGGGCTCTGGCAGGTCGTGGACGAGTACAAGCGCATCACGGACATGGGGATCGATGTGCACGGCACCCCGCAGCGCTTCGCCTACGACCGCGCCGATTATGTGTGCAACACCTCGATGTGCGCGATCGGTACGGCGGACTACACCGCCGCGGGATTCAACCGGAACCGCGAATACATCATCCGCTTCTCGAATCCCGCCATCGTCAAGGCGGCGCGCGAGGTCTTCGCTGCGGATTGGCACAATAAACCGGCCGGGGATGGGCCGCGAAAATATCTCGTGCTCTCGCCCGGCAGTGCCTGGCGCATGGTTCGCCTCATCGATCAGCCGGGCAAGCTGGATATGGAGCAGGACGATATCGGCAAGACCGGCCCGGTGATCCGCGCGATGGCGCGCAAGGGCCACGCTATCCGGCTGATCCTGCCGAGTCGCGCAAGACGGCATGACGCGCACGAGATCGGGGCGTTGCGGCACGCGGGCGTCCAGGTGCGCTACATGAGCGGGGTGTACATGCACGCCAAGATGATCGCCGGCGACGACCGGGGGTACATCGGCTCGATCAACATCACGCACACCTCGCTCTACCACAACCGCGAAGTCGGCATCACGTTCGGCGGCAAGATCCTGTCGCAGGTCCGCCGTCAATTTGAGCAGGACTGGTCCGCAGCAAAACCCTAG
- a CDS encoding AraC family transcriptional regulator: MTAADAPLKAINTGGTLTTRRAEMLEEQPHRHAAGQFVLVKRGHLVGGTEMSQWLLQSGMAVWIPPWQSHWGRTRDDVEIAALYLSEEQSRDMPAHVMLMRATSLMLALVDRLLDTKRKLPSPRLKRNILELLREEIAGSEPDGWILPLPSDRRLQSIANALLSNPSDRRTLSSWASEVGATERTLARLFKRETGMSFRDWCHTLRLREAVQGLSAGMSNTELGETLGFSSADCFVHWFVKMTGASPKNRRPG; this comes from the coding sequence ATGACCGCAGCAGACGCACCCTTGAAAGCTATCAACACCGGCGGCACGCTGACGACCCGCCGCGCCGAAATGCTCGAAGAACAGCCTCATCGACATGCGGCCGGACAATTCGTCCTAGTCAAGCGCGGTCACCTCGTCGGCGGTACGGAGATGAGCCAATGGCTACTGCAGTCAGGCATGGCCGTCTGGATACCACCGTGGCAGAGCCACTGGGGACGGACCCGCGACGATGTCGAAATTGCAGCGCTTTACCTGTCCGAAGAGCAGAGCCGCGACATGCCCGCGCACGTCATGCTCATGCGCGCCACCTCTCTCATGCTGGCACTCGTCGACCGCCTGCTAGACACGAAGCGAAAGCTGCCCTCGCCCCGGCTCAAACGCAACATACTCGAACTGCTAAGAGAGGAAATCGCAGGTTCCGAGCCAGATGGCTGGATATTACCCCTCCCGTCCGACCGCCGCCTGCAGAGCATCGCAAACGCCTTGCTCAGCAATCCGTCAGACCGACGGACACTATCGTCGTGGGCAAGCGAAGTAGGCGCGACCGAACGCACGCTTGCTCGGCTATTCAAGCGCGAAACCGGTATGAGTTTCAGGGACTGGTGCCATACCCTGCGTCTGCGCGAAGCCGTGCAAGGATTGTCCGCTGGCATGAGCAACACCGAGCTGGGCGAGACACTGGGATTTTCCTCAGCCGACTGTTTCGTGCACTGGTTCGTGAAGATGACTGGTGCATCGCCCAAAAACCGTCGCCCCGGCTGA
- a CDS encoding MFS transporter yields the protein MSIVLPETKARGSARRWAVAALAFSLFLAAMDSTVVAVLLPDIGHALGDTTQRAWVMSAYLLAVMLCAPPAGHLADRYGTRPILTYALGLFGIASAGCGLATGMHGLIALRALQGIAGGSIIVLDYTLLGSLFAPHERAKAQGLLSLVWGLAALTGPAIGASVSAAFGWRSVFWINLPLALALMLLLRGVRDNVPAAAPRAPRQPCLSWPSSRKLIAGAVEHRDLLAAFALSFLSSAALYGTVVLLPFYIRFGVETSPYLAAGTITLAAIGWSTGSAVCGHLLNRGGYRRFAALGIVMMISGAALLALEGRHTDTITIWVAMSLLGFGVGFVATASLVLAQNQATGEQLGSRTAAIQFLRNLGAAIGINTLTAVQIGQRARPDGGFHAAFTMLVLTLTPALGLALLLPGRYLEAKPPNGPSR from the coding sequence ATGAGCATTGTCCTACCTGAAACCAAGGCGCGCGGCAGCGCGAGACGCTGGGCTGTTGCCGCACTGGCCTTCAGCCTATTCCTGGCAGCCATGGACAGCACAGTCGTCGCCGTGCTGTTGCCTGACATCGGCCACGCTCTGGGCGACACCACGCAGCGCGCATGGGTCATGTCCGCCTACCTGCTTGCCGTCATGCTGTGCGCACCCCCAGCCGGACATTTGGCGGACCGTTACGGAACGCGCCCGATACTGACCTATGCGCTCGGTCTGTTTGGTATCGCCTCAGCCGGCTGCGGTCTCGCCACCGGCATGCATGGACTGATTGCCCTGCGCGCATTGCAGGGGATAGCGGGCGGATCCATCATCGTGCTGGATTACACCCTGCTGGGCAGCCTGTTCGCCCCCCACGAACGTGCCAAGGCCCAAGGCCTGCTGAGCCTTGTCTGGGGGCTGGCCGCGCTGACCGGACCCGCCATAGGCGCATCGGTATCCGCTGCTTTCGGCTGGCGCAGCGTGTTCTGGATCAACCTGCCGCTGGCCCTTGCCCTCATGCTGCTATTGCGTGGCGTCCGGGACAATGTCCCCGCCGCCGCGCCGCGTGCGCCTCGGCAACCCTGCCTATCCTGGCCTTCGAGCCGCAAGTTGATTGCGGGCGCGGTCGAACACCGTGACCTGCTCGCCGCCTTCGCGCTTTCGTTTCTGTCCAGCGCAGCACTCTACGGCACGGTCGTGCTCCTGCCGTTCTACATCCGCTTCGGTGTAGAAACGAGCCCCTACCTTGCGGCTGGCACGATCACGCTGGCAGCCATCGGCTGGTCAACGGGTTCGGCCGTCTGCGGGCATCTGCTCAACCGCGGCGGCTATCGCAGGTTCGCGGCGCTCGGCATCGTGATGATGATTTCGGGTGCGGCACTGCTGGCGCTGGAAGGCCGGCACACGGACACGATCACAATCTGGGTGGCCATGAGTCTGCTGGGATTCGGCGTCGGTTTCGTCGCCACAGCCTCGCTCGTCTTGGCACAGAACCAAGCGACCGGAGAGCAGCTCGGCAGCCGCACGGCCGCCATCCAGTTCCTCAGAAATCTTGGTGCGGCCATCGGCATCAATACGCTGACGGCTGTGCAAATCGGCCAGCGCGCCAGGCCGGATGGCGGTTTCCATGCCGCTTTCACGATGCTGGTCCTGACACTGACGCCAGCCCTTGGACTCGCCCTCCTGCTCCCAGGACGCTATCTTGAGGCCAAGCCCCCGAACGGTCCCAGCAGATAA